CGATCAGCTGCGCGACATCCACCACATCACGGACAGTCTGGAAGGCGCCGCCACGCGCGCGCTGGCGGCGGGCGTCGATGCCGATCTGCCCGAGGGCCTGTCCTATGCCACGCTGGCGAAGGCGGTGCGCGAGGGGCGGGTGCGCGAGGCGGATGTGGATGCGGCCGTGCGCCACATGCTCGATCTGAAGTTCCGCGCGGGCCTGTTCGAGCATCCCTATGCCGATGCCGCCCGCGCCGAGCGCATCACGAACGATGCCGAGGCGAAGGCGCTGGCGCTGCTCGCCGCCCAAAAATCGATCACCCTGCTCAAGAATGACGGCATGTTGCCGCTTGCCATGCCCGCCGCCGGCAGCGGAAAGACGATCGCGGTGATCGGGCCGAGCGCGGCGGTGGCGCGGCTCGGCGGCTATTATGGCCAGCCGCCGCACAGCGTCTCGATCCTCGAAGGCATCCGCACCAAGCTGGGCACGCGCGCCAACATCGTCTTCGCGCAGGGCGTGAAGATCACCGAGAATGACGATTGGTGGGAGGATGCGGTCAAGCTCGCCGATCCGGTCGAGAACCGGAAACTGATCGCGCAGGCGGTGGAGGCCGCGCGCGGCGCCGACACGATCATCCTGTGCATCGGCGATACCGAGCAATCGAGCCGCGAGGGTTGGGCGCCCAACCATCTCGGCGATCGCGACAGCCTCGATCTCGTCGGCCAGCAGCAGGACTTGTTCGATGCGCTGAAGGCGCTCGGCAAGCCGATCACGGTCGTCCTGATCAACGGCCGTCCGGCCTCCACCGTCACGATCGCGGAGCAGGCCAATGCGCTGCTCGAAGGCTGGTATCTGGGCGAGCAGAGCGGCAATGCCGTGGCCGACGTTTTGTTCGGCACGGTCGATCCGGGCGGCAAGCTGCCGGTGACGATCCCGCGCTCGGTCGGCCAGCTGCCGGTCTATTACAATGCCAAGCCGTCCGCGCATCGCGGCTATCTGTTCACCGAGAATGCGCCCCTGTTCCCGTTCGGCTGGGGCCTCAGCTACACCCGCTTCGAGATCGGCGCGCCGCGCCTGTCGCGCAGCAGGATCGGCACGGGCGAGACGGTGCAGGTCGCGGTCGATGTCCGCAACAGCGGCGAGCGCGCCGGGGACGAGACGGTGCAGCTCTACATCCACGATGTCGTGAGTTCGGTGACGCGCCCGATCAAGGAATTGCGCGGCTTCCAGCGTGTGACGCTGCAGCCGGGCGAGCGCAGGACGCTCACCTTCACGCTCACGCCGCACAGTCTGGAGATGTGGAACGATCAGATGCGCCGCGTCGTCGAGCCCGGCACGTTCGAGATCATGACCGGCCCCAATTCGGTGGACCTGAAGAAGGCGGTTCTCACCGTCGAATAAGCGATCCGTACTCCTGCGAACGCAGGAGCCCAGGGCTGCAAGCGCACCGCCCGAAGCTCTGGGCTCCCGCCTTCGCGGGAGTACGGGAGGGCGCCTCGATCAGTGCTTGGACAAGGTCCGGTCCAGCGCGTCCTGCCAGCCCGCGATCAGCCGTGCGCGCTTGTCCTCGGGCATGTGGGGCTCGAACGCGGCATCGCGCGACCAGATCGCCTCCAGCTCGTCGAGGCCCGACCACAGGCCGACCGCAAGGCCCGCATGGAAAGCCGCGCCGCGCGCGGTCGTCTCCAGATCGTCGGGGCGCTCGACGGGCGCCTGCAGCAGATCGGCGAGGAAGGTGCACAGCCAGTCGTTCGCGGCCATGCCGCCATCGACGCGCAGGATATCGGGCCGGTGGCCGCCATCCTTCACCATCGCCTCGACCAGATCGAGCGTCTGATAGCCCACCGCCTCCAGCGCGGCACGGGCGAGATGCGCCTGCGTGGCGCCCAGCGTCAGGCCGAAGATCGCGCCGCGTGCGTCCGGATCCCAGTGCGGCGCGCCGAGGCCGACGAAGGCCGGCACCATATAGACACCGTGGCTGTCCGGCACCTGCGTCGCCATGTCGTTCGTCTCGCGGGCGTGCGTGATCACGCCGATGCCGTCGCGCAGCCACTTCACCGCCGCGCCCGCCACGAAGATCGAGCCTTCCAGCGCATAGGTGGTCTTGCCGTCGATCCGGTAGGCGGGGGTGGTGAGCATGCGATGCTCGGAGGTGATCGCCTCCTCGCCCGTATTCAGCAGCAGGAAGCAGCCGGTGCCGTAGGTGGATTTGGCGGTGCCGCGCGCGAAGCAGGCCTGGCCGAACAAAGCCGCCTGCTGATCGCCGGCAATGCCTGCGATCGGGATTTCGGCGTCGAGCAGACCGGGCGCGGTCGTGCCGAACAGGTGCGCATTGTCATGCACCTCGGGCAGCATCGATGCCGGCACGCCGAACAGTTCGCACAATTCCTCGTCCCAGCGATTTTCGTGGATGTTCCACAGCATCGTGCGCGAGGCATTGGTGACGTCGGTCGCGTGGACCTTCCCCTCGGTCAGGCGCCACAGCAGGAAGCTGTCGATCGTGCCGAAGGCGAGTTCGCCACGCTCGGCCCGCGCGCGCGC
This DNA window, taken from Sphingomonas sp. AP4-R1, encodes the following:
- a CDS encoding glycoside hydrolase family 3 N-terminal domain-containing protein; its protein translation is MIAIACLALLGSASRAATVAPPIYKDATRPIEARVDDLLGRMTLEEKITQITAIWEAKATIFDSKLQLDPAKLRARYPNGIGQFTRPSDAKGPVSPRVVPGRGVRQTTDLVNALQRWAVNETRLGIPILFHEEALHGYAAPGATSFPQAIALASSWDPDLVRRINGVIAREVSARGVSLALSPVVDIARDPRWGRIEETFGEDPYLVGEMGVAAVEGLQGPGRARLIGPDHVFATLKHLTGHGQPESGNNIGPAPVSERELRENFFPPFEEVVKRTGIEAVMASYNEIDGMPSHANRWLLHDVLRGEWGYQGAIVSDYSAVDQLRDIHHITDSLEGAATRALAAGVDADLPEGLSYATLAKAVREGRVREADVDAAVRHMLDLKFRAGLFEHPYADAARAERITNDAEAKALALLAAQKSITLLKNDGMLPLAMPAAGSGKTIAVIGPSAAVARLGGYYGQPPHSVSILEGIRTKLGTRANIVFAQGVKITENDDWWEDAVKLADPVENRKLIAQAVEAARGADTIILCIGDTEQSSREGWAPNHLGDRDSLDLVGQQQDLFDALKALGKPITVVLINGRPASTVTIAEQANALLEGWYLGEQSGNAVADVLFGTVDPGGKLPVTIPRSVGQLPVYYNAKPSAHRGYLFTENAPLFPFGWGLSYTRFEIGAPRLSRSRIGTGETVQVAVDVRNSGERAGDETVQLYIHDVVSSVTRPIKELRGFQRVTLQPGERRTLTFTLTPHSLEMWNDQMRRVVEPGTFEIMTGPNSVDLKKAVLTVE
- the glpK gene encoding glycerol kinase GlpK, translating into MAERRYILAIDQGTTSTRSIIFDARAKRVATAQREFPQHYPEPGWVEHDPEDIWRDVLATAREAIETSKVGADAIAAIGITNQRETSVVWDRKTGEAIHNAIVWQDRRTAERCAQLKADGAEPNVRAKTGLLLDPYFSATKIGWILDKVEGARARAERGELAFGTIDSFLLWRLTEGKVHATDVTNASRTMLWNIHENRWDEELCELFGVPASMLPEVHDNAHLFGTTAPGLLDAEIPIAGIAGDQQAALFGQACFARGTAKSTYGTGCFLLLNTGEEAITSEHRMLTTPAYRIDGKTTYALEGSIFVAGAAVKWLRDGIGVITHARETNDMATQVPDSHGVYMVPAFVGLGAPHWDPDARGAIFGLTLGATQAHLARAALEAVGYQTLDLVEAMVKDGGHRPDILRVDGGMAANDWLCTFLADLLQAPVERPDDLETTARGAAFHAGLAVGLWSGLDELEAIWSRDAAFEPHMPEDKRARLIAGWQDALDRTLSKH